GTCACGACGAGCCTGCTGGGCAAGCCGTGGTGGGACGAGACCCTGCCGATCAGTTGCGGCGTCATGGGCCATCTCGGCACCACCGCCTCCGGATGGCTGATGGACCAGTGCGACACGCTGCTGATGATCGGCACCAACGACCCGTGGACCGAGTTCTATCCCGCGCCCGGCCAGGCTCGAGCCGTCCAGATCGACATCGACGGGCGCCACCTGGGCAACCGCTACCCCGTCGACGTGGGCCTGGTCGGCGACACCACCGAGACGCTCACCGCGCTGTTGCCGTTGCTGAAGGAGAAGCCGGACACCACGTGGCGGACCGAGGTGGTCGAGCAGGTCGAACGCTGGCACCGCATCGCCGAGGAGCGGGCCCACACCGACGCCGCACCCCTCAGCCCCGAGCTCGTGGTCCGCGCCCTCACGCCCCGGCTGCCGTCCGACGCGCAGGTCAGCGTCGACGTGGGTTCGGTCGTCTACTGGTACGCCCGGCACCTGACCCTGCCCCCGGGAGTCCAGGCGCACCTGTCGTCCACCCTGGCCTCCATGGGCTCAGGCCTGCCCTACGGCCTGGCCGCCAAGCTGTCCGCTCCCGACCGGCCCGTCGTCGCGCTCGTCGGCGACGGCGCGATGCAGATGAACGGCATCGCCGAGCTCGTCACCGTCGCCTCGCGCTGGCGGGACTGGACCGACCCCCGCTTCGTCGTCCTGGTGCTCAACAACGGCGACCTCGCCGAGGTGACGTGGGAGCAGCGCGAGACCGAGGGCGACCCCCGCTACGACGTCAGCCAGTCACTGCCGGACTTCCCCTACGCGGGCTACGCCGACCTGCTGGGCCTCACCGGGATCCGGGTCGAGCGCCCCGAGGACGTCGACGCGGCGTGGGACCGGGCCCTCTCGGCGGACCGGCCGGTCGTGATCGAGGCGATCGTCGACCCCGACGTGCCGTTGCTGCCCCCTTTCCCCGCCGGCGAGGAGAAACTCGAGAGCTTCCACCGCGCCCTCGACCAGGAGGAGGACGCCGCGCACGCGCGGGCCCTGCTGGACCAGCAGGCCGCGCAGGAGGCGGACTGAGGCCGGTGACTCATGGCTCGCTGACGTTGTCCTCGAGCAGGCGCAGGCTCGTCATGAGGTCCTCGCGCGGCCACGATGCCCTACGTAGACCGTCGCAGCGGGCGGGCCTGTCGGCCCGGCGTCGGGTCAGAGAAGCCACATCTGCTTGAGCTGACGGCGGGAGGTGATGCCGAGCTTGCGGAAGATGTTGCGCAGATGAGCCTCGATCGTGCGCGGGCTGAGGAACAGCGCCGCACCGACCTCCTTCGAGGTCGCACCCGTGGCCACGAGTCGGGCGACCTGAAGCTCCTGCTCGGTGAGCGCATCCGCCGCCTGGGCGTCGCGCCGGCGCGGGTGCTCGCCCGTGGCCCGCAACTCGCGCGCGGCCCGCTCGGCGAACCCCGCGGCACCCATCTCCGCGAGCATCCTGTGAGCCGTGCGCAGCTGCTCGCGCGCGTCCTGACGGCGACCCTCCCGACGCAGCCACTCCCCGTAGAGCAGATGGGCGCGAGCGAGGTGGCCGGCCGTCCGCGGCTTGGCCAGGTGCTCGATCGCCTCTCGATAGAGCGCCTCGGCCTCCGACCCACTGCTGACGAGCGCCCGCGAGCGAGCCGCCAACCCCAGGCCCCACGAGGTGCCGCTGGCCTGAGCGCGCGCGGTGAGCTCAGCCAGCGCCTCGGCGGCGAGCTCTGGCCGGCCCTGGCGGCACGCGGCCTCGACGAGCTCGGTGTGGGGCAGACTGCCGTGGGACAGCTCGGAGGCCTGGAAGGACTGCAATGCCACCTCGAGTGCCGCCGCATAGTCTCCGTGGCCGTTGTGCAGTACCGACATGGCGTACGTGGTCATGAGGCGCTCGGTGCGCTGGGCGGGGCCTTCGGACCCTCGCTCCACGCTCGCTCGGAGCTCGGACGCCTCCTCGGTGGCCCCGCGCCACGCGGCGAGGATCAGATGGGCGTGCAGCTGCGGCAGAGCTCGCGACGGCGCCAGGATCGAGGTCTGGCCCGCCACCAGTTCGGCGCGGGCCAGATCACCGGAGAGCACCGCCATGAGCGACTGGATGAGCAGGGCAGTCGGCAACGTCGCCAGCGCGCCCGCCTCGCGGGCGAGCGCCACGTGCCGGTCGGCCAGCGCGTTGACGAGGTCGTCGTCGAACAACGCTATGGCCGTCCGGCTGGCCAACCCCAGCCAGCGGCGGCTGCCGTCCAGATCGGCACACGGCTCGAGCGCGACCATCGCATCCAGTGCCCTGCGGAGCTCGGGGACGCTGGCTTCGTAGCCTTGCGTGTACATGGTCGTCAGCCCGTCGAGCAGCAGGTCCGCCGGCTGCGGTGGCGTCGGCGCAGGTGGAGCATTCAACGCCGCCTCGGCCGCGACCCGCGGGCCCCATCCCGGTTCCACACCACCGGTGACGATCGCTCCGTCCAACGCGTCGAGGTACGTCTCGCGGGAGAGCACCGGGTCGAGAGGAGCCAGCCCCGCGGCGACCGCCAACAACGCCTTGGGCGGGCTGCTGTGCCGGGCCTCCTGGTAGTCCATCCGGGTGCGCAGAAGAACGGCGCGAGCGCCGTCGAGAGGTTCCAGGTTGACGCCGACGGCAACCTCGATCAGTCGCCGGGCCTCGTCGAACGATCCGGCCTCGTACTTGGCGAGTGCCGCGGCGAGCGAACGCTTCGCGCGCAGCACAGGATCCGGCGTCAGCTCGGCCGCGCCCTGCAAGAACGCCGCGGCCGCCGCCAAGCCACCCCGGGATCGAGCGCGAACGGCCGACACCTCGAGCTCGGCCGCGACCTGCTCGTCGACCCCCTGCACCGCCTGCGCACGGTGCCAGGCGCGGCGATCGGGATCGGACGCCACGGTGGCCTCGGCCAACGCGCGATGCACCCGTCGATGGTCCTGGGGGTTCGCCGCCTGGTACACGGCCGATCGAACGAGCGGATGGGCGAATCGCACCCGGGCCGGGCCGATCTCCAACAGTCCGGCCGATTCGGCTGCCACCGCTGCCTGGACGTCGAGATCCAACCGGGCCGCGGCGCGCTCCAGCAGCGCCGGATCGCCGGTGGGCTCGGCCGCCGCGATCAGCAGCAGCTCCTGCGTGTCGGGAGGAAGGTCCCGGGAGCGTCTCCGGAAGCTGTCCTCGATGCGCCGCGGGACACCCGCGACGTACGGCAAGGCATAGCCTCCGGCCAGCCGCTCGGGTCGCGCGCTGCGGGGCAGCTCCAGCAGGGCCAGCGGATTGCCGCGCGCCTCCGCGATGATCTGATCGCGCACGCTCTTGTCCATCGTCACGTTGGTGACCGTCTCCAGGAGCTGGCGCGACTCCGGATCGGAGAGCCGTCCCACGTGGATCTCCGCCAGACCCCGGAAGGGATCGTGATGGTCCCCTTCGGTCTCGCGGCGGCCGAACAGCAACGCCACTCGCTCGGCGGACAACCGACGCGCCACGAAGGCCAGGACCTGGGCCGAGGCCTGGTCGAACCACTGCACGTCGTCGACGACGCACAGCAGCGGCTGCTCGTCCGCGGCATCGGACCAGAGGTTGAGGACGGCGAGACCGACCAGGAACAGGTCGGGGGCGGGGCCGGTCTGCCGCCCGAGGGCCACGAGGAGCGCCTCGCGCTGCGGGTCGGAGAGGATGTCCGCGTGGTGCAGCAGTGGAGCACACATCTGGTGCAACCCCGCGAACGCGAACTCGGTCTCGGACTCCACACCGCTCGCGGACACCACCTGGAACTGCGCAGCGCCGAGGTCGCGGGCCAGCTCGAGGATCGCGGTCTTGCCGATGCCGGCCTCCCCGCACACCACGAGGCTGCCGCTGCGTCCGGCCCGCGCGTGCACCAGGAGCTGCTCGACCGCGTCGCGCTCTCCTCGTCTCCCCAGGAGATCAGTCAGTGTCGTCACCTCAGTTCTCGGTGCCCATCGACCAGGTGGCGCGCTCCGCCGTGGTGGTGGTGAACATAGCGGACAGCGGTGGGGCATGGTGGGCATCACCGGCATTCGCGATCACCAGGGCAGTACTCCGGACTCGTCTCGCAGGGTCCCGGTGGGGCCGTCGGCGCCGATGGTCGCCACCGTCA
Above is a window of Aeromicrobium senzhongii DNA encoding:
- a CDS encoding thiamine pyrophosphate-requiring protein, with amino-acid sequence MERLVADLVVERLRAWGVHRTFGYSGDGINGLMGALRRAGGDPAFVQARHEENAALMAVGHAKYTGGVGVMISTQGPGAVHLLNGLYDAKLDHQPVVAIVGQQPTTALGAEYQQEIDLSALFKDVAAQYVQAVLAPEQAAMVVDRAFRTALATRSPCVVILPHDVQVAPAPEVPPHEHGVVPTTPQWRPPRVIPADSDLAEAAEVLNSGERVALLVGQGARDAGDLVRTVAERLGAGVTTSLLGKPWWDETLPISCGVMGHLGTTASGWLMDQCDTLLMIGTNDPWTEFYPAPGQARAVQIDIDGRHLGNRYPVDVGLVGDTTETLTALLPLLKEKPDTTWRTEVVEQVERWHRIAEERAHTDAAPLSPELVVRALTPRLPSDAQVSVDVGSVVYWYARHLTLPPGVQAHLSSTLASMGSGLPYGLAAKLSAPDRPVVALVGDGAMQMNGIAELVTVASRWRDWTDPRFVVLVLNNGDLAEVTWEQRETEGDPRYDVSQSLPDFPYAGYADLLGLTGIRVERPEDVDAAWDRALSADRPVVIEAIVDPDVPLLPPFPAGEEKLESFHRALDQEEDAAHARALLDQQAAQEAD
- a CDS encoding helix-turn-helix transcriptional regulator, with translation MTTLTDLLGRRGERDAVEQLLVHARAGRSGSLVVCGEAGIGKTAILELARDLGAAQFQVVSASGVESETEFAFAGLHQMCAPLLHHADILSDPQREALLVALGRQTGPAPDLFLVGLAVLNLWSDAADEQPLLCVVDDVQWFDQASAQVLAFVARRLSAERVALLFGRRETEGDHHDPFRGLAEIHVGRLSDPESRQLLETVTNVTMDKSVRDQIIAEARGNPLALLELPRSARPERLAGGYALPYVAGVPRRIEDSFRRRSRDLPPDTQELLLIAAAEPTGDPALLERAAARLDLDVQAAVAAESAGLLEIGPARVRFAHPLVRSAVYQAANPQDHRRVHRALAEATVASDPDRRAWHRAQAVQGVDEQVAAELEVSAVRARSRGGLAAAAAFLQGAAELTPDPVLRAKRSLAAALAKYEAGSFDEARRLIEVAVGVNLEPLDGARAVLLRTRMDYQEARHSSPPKALLAVAAGLAPLDPVLSRETYLDALDGAIVTGGVEPGWGPRVAAEAALNAPPAPTPPQPADLLLDGLTTMYTQGYEASVPELRRALDAMVALEPCADLDGSRRWLGLASRTAIALFDDDLVNALADRHVALAREAGALATLPTALLIQSLMAVLSGDLARAELVAGQTSILAPSRALPQLHAHLILAAWRGATEEASELRASVERGSEGPAQRTERLMTTYAMSVLHNGHGDYAAALEVALQSFQASELSHGSLPHTELVEAACRQGRPELAAEALAELTARAQASGTSWGLGLAARSRALVSSGSEAEALYREAIEHLAKPRTAGHLARAHLLYGEWLRREGRRQDAREQLRTAHRMLAEMGAAGFAERAARELRATGEHPRRRDAQAADALTEQELQVARLVATGATSKEVGAALFLSPRTIEAHLRNIFRKLGITSRRQLKQMWLL